Proteins co-encoded in one Novosphingobium sp. PP1Y genomic window:
- a CDS encoding phage tail protein I, with protein sequence MTYPTLLPPGSTALEKALEQVAAGLLEIPTPVRSVWSPDDCPIELLPWLAWGLSLDNWSTSWPEGIKRERVRQAISIARRKGTAESVRAVIASFGGSVAIREWWQSEPKGAPHTFDLVLNLDQAGAPASAAFVDQVIAEVSRAKPVRSTFTFTQGINTQAGVGLVAAVRPTIFARLSCTAPAAT encoded by the coding sequence ATGACGTACCCAACGCTGCTGCCTCCCGGTTCCACTGCGCTGGAAAAGGCGCTCGAGCAGGTCGCCGCCGGTCTGCTGGAGATCCCGACGCCCGTCCGCTCGGTCTGGTCGCCCGACGACTGCCCGATCGAGCTTCTGCCCTGGCTGGCATGGGGCCTCAGCCTCGATAACTGGTCGACCAGCTGGCCCGAGGGCATCAAGCGTGAGCGCGTGCGCCAAGCGATCTCCATTGCCCGGCGCAAGGGCACCGCGGAATCGGTGCGCGCGGTCATCGCCAGCTTCGGCGGATCGGTTGCCATTCGTGAATGGTGGCAGAGCGAGCCGAAGGGCGCCCCGCACACCTTCGATCTTGTTCTGAACCTCGATCAGGCAGGCGCCCCGGCCTCGGCCGCCTTCGTCGATCAGGTCATTGCCGAGGTCAGCCGCGCCAAGCCGGTGCGCAGCACTTTCACTTTCACGCAGGGCATCAACACGCAGGCCGGTGTCGGCCTGGTCGCTGCCGTGCGCCCCACCATTTTCGCCCGCCTGTCCTGCACGGCGCCGGCCGCGACCTGA
- a CDS encoding baseplate J/gp47 family protein, producing MADATFTAVDLSRLPAPDIVEELDFETILADAVARMQAQMPEFITRDSDPATKLLQVFAYFAQLLRQRVNDAVRAVMPAYAVGADLDNIAALFGITRFTLASADEALGIPAVMESDADFRRRMVLAPEGYSVAGPEGAYIFHALSADADVLDASATSPAAGEVLVSVLSRTGSGAASAALVSKVAAYVSDETRRPLTDFVTVQSAEIVTYAVEATLTTFSGPDGGVVLAAAHANLDAYIASSHRLGRDITRSAIFAALHVEGVQNVELSAPAADIIVSRTQAPHCTGTTINYAGTGE from the coding sequence ATGGCCGATGCTACCTTCACCGCTGTCGATCTGTCGCGCCTGCCTGCGCCCGATATCGTCGAGGAACTGGATTTCGAAACCATCCTTGCCGATGCCGTCGCGCGCATGCAGGCGCAAATGCCGGAGTTCATCACGCGTGACAGCGATCCGGCCACCAAGCTGCTGCAGGTGTTCGCCTATTTCGCCCAGCTGCTGCGCCAGCGCGTCAACGATGCCGTGCGCGCCGTCATGCCCGCCTATGCGGTTGGCGCGGATCTCGACAACATCGCCGCCCTCTTCGGCATCACCCGCTTTACCCTGGCCTCGGCCGACGAGGCGCTGGGCATTCCCGCCGTCATGGAAAGCGATGCCGATTTCCGCCGTCGCATGGTGCTGGCGCCGGAAGGCTATTCGGTCGCCGGGCCGGAAGGCGCCTATATCTTCCACGCCTTGTCGGCCGATGCCGATGTGCTGGATGCCAGCGCCACCAGCCCGGCCGCAGGCGAAGTGCTGGTCTCCGTCCTCTCCCGCACCGGCTCGGGCGCAGCTTCGGCCGCGCTCGTCAGCAAGGTTGCCGCCTACGTCTCGGACGAAACGCGCCGCCCGCTGACCGATTTCGTCACCGTCCAGTCGGCAGAGATCGTCACTTATGCCGTGGAGGCTACGCTCACCACTTTCAGTGGCCCCGATGGCGGCGTCGTCCTCGCCGCCGCGCACGCCAATCTCGATGCCTACATCGCGAGCAGCCACCGCCTTGGCCGTGACATTACCCGCTCAGCCATCTTCGCCGCCCTCCATGTTGAAGGCGTGCAGAATGTCGAACTCAGCGCCCCCGCTGCCGACATCATCGTTTCGCGCACGCAGGCGCCGCACTGCACCGGCACCACGATCAATTACGCCGGGACCGGCGAATGA
- a CDS encoding SIR2 family protein — protein MLKVTETGLLKADLARGVNLFTGAGFSTLARNGGGDTLPVGDGLKTLLIKEFGLDAYASLDLAGLYAVLLSDRRVALREFLEKLFTVGTYDDRYDALRRLNPEFLYTTNIDDLPFHIFNARQGEHTRVLHDVTPLGAPRQPGEVVQFVALHGNVRHSDADFLFTPGQISSAFASDRETWYVFQRELQARPTLFLGYGMHDAGVLQGLHDSSSRSQFNRWILLRREDEGATALYTALGFHILFGEIEDFLRYVVDEVGTDAVTQATPSHRAFTGQVPAPGEVAQRPIRNFFLGSEPEWSDAYSNQLVRRRVNAAVKNSIYNGRHVALVGLPLSGKTTVLMQVASEIAPERPVLYFDRITAPQADQIVAEHSGKPDKALVFVDNLIDSRDPIDRLVRDIGAQIVSAEQSIYFDSVGLRSMQGRLDVHSSSEIIPQDLQGIIDSIPVDIRRWHPDNLETVERDSGEVGLFESFRRHVFDENLTSRFRAKLSEFEKRDPVAFDVYMMACYVAACRTVVSFDMIYAFLSGPQKQYTDVYDIAKRIDSFLVEVDLEDDPHQDYFSVRSGALARIALRECQPRAFNRIFSRFHSAVPTRLIVDYPVFRRYAYDNDFARRAYPRVADGQRFYERLVASTENAYDYQHGAIYLSKMKSFTEAFSWIDTALSRSRGRVFSIRNTHARILFEANIDVLRRNLADRTALDGVEESMEVLEQCIKNDARRSYHLLRYSDQALQYAQIADDEKAVAWLQHAFKNLDLIVEQAKVSRSRESYNLRKYRNLMSEVRAALAGR, from the coding sequence ATGCTCAAGGTTACGGAAACCGGACTGCTAAAAGCCGACTTGGCGAGGGGCGTGAACCTATTCACAGGTGCAGGCTTTTCGACGCTTGCCCGCAACGGCGGCGGCGACACGCTGCCCGTAGGTGATGGGTTAAAGACGCTCCTGATCAAAGAGTTCGGCCTCGACGCATATGCGTCGCTCGACCTTGCTGGGCTTTACGCGGTGCTTCTGTCCGACCGTAGGGTGGCGCTGAGGGAGTTCCTGGAGAAGTTATTCACGGTCGGAACGTATGATGATAGATATGACGCACTGCGCAGGTTGAACCCCGAATTCCTGTACACCACGAACATAGACGATTTGCCGTTTCACATATTCAACGCCCGTCAAGGGGAGCACACGCGCGTGCTGCATGACGTCACGCCCCTAGGCGCCCCGAGGCAGCCCGGCGAGGTCGTCCAGTTCGTCGCGCTACACGGGAACGTACGGCACTCGGATGCCGACTTCCTGTTCACTCCCGGACAAATCTCCTCGGCCTTCGCCTCAGACCGAGAGACTTGGTATGTGTTCCAGCGGGAGTTGCAGGCAAGGCCGACCTTGTTTCTAGGGTATGGAATGCATGATGCCGGCGTGCTTCAGGGTCTGCACGACAGCTCGTCTCGCTCCCAATTCAACCGCTGGATCCTCCTGCGGCGGGAGGACGAAGGCGCAACGGCCCTCTATACCGCGCTCGGCTTCCACATATTGTTCGGCGAGATCGAGGACTTCCTCCGCTATGTTGTCGATGAGGTCGGTACGGACGCGGTGACGCAGGCAACACCGAGCCATCGAGCCTTCACCGGCCAGGTTCCCGCGCCAGGCGAGGTCGCGCAGCGCCCGATACGCAACTTCTTCCTCGGCTCCGAGCCGGAATGGTCCGACGCCTATTCGAACCAATTGGTGCGGAGGCGGGTGAACGCAGCGGTAAAGAACTCAATCTACAACGGTCGCCATGTAGCACTGGTTGGATTGCCGCTCTCGGGAAAAACGACCGTGCTTATGCAGGTTGCGTCCGAAATCGCGCCGGAGCGCCCGGTGCTCTACTTTGATCGCATCACCGCGCCGCAGGCCGACCAGATCGTAGCGGAACACTCCGGAAAGCCCGATAAAGCCTTGGTATTTGTAGACAATCTGATCGATTCCCGCGATCCGATCGACCGCCTTGTGCGGGACATCGGCGCGCAGATCGTATCTGCTGAGCAAAGCATTTACTTCGACTCAGTCGGTCTCAGATCGATGCAGGGCCGACTGGACGTACATTCGAGTTCCGAGATCATTCCGCAGGATCTGCAGGGGATTATCGACTCAATACCCGTGGATATCCGGAGGTGGCATCCGGACAATCTTGAGACGGTCGAACGTGACAGCGGCGAGGTTGGACTGTTCGAGTCATTCCGTCGACACGTCTTTGACGAGAACCTGACTTCGAGGTTTCGCGCCAAGCTCTCCGAATTCGAGAAGAGGGATCCTGTAGCGTTCGACGTTTACATGATGGCTTGCTACGTCGCGGCCTGTCGCACAGTTGTATCTTTTGACATGATTTACGCTTTTCTATCCGGGCCCCAAAAGCAGTACACCGATGTCTATGATATCGCGAAGCGCATAGACAGTTTCCTCGTGGAGGTGGACTTGGAGGACGACCCCCACCAGGATTACTTCTCAGTACGCTCCGGCGCTCTGGCGCGCATCGCGCTCCGAGAGTGCCAGCCACGGGCGTTCAACCGCATATTCAGTCGCTTCCACAGCGCCGTCCCAACCCGTCTTATCGTCGATTACCCGGTTTTCAGGCGATACGCATACGACAACGACTTCGCCCGACGAGCGTACCCTCGGGTTGCAGATGGACAGCGGTTCTACGAGCGGCTAGTGGCGTCGACGGAAAACGCATACGACTATCAGCACGGAGCCATCTATCTCTCTAAGATGAAGAGCTTCACCGAGGCCTTCTCTTGGATTGACACGGCCCTTTCTCGGAGTCGAGGCCGCGTATTCTCAATTAGGAACACCCACGCGCGTATCCTCTTTGAGGCAAACATTGACGTACTTAGGCGCAATCTCGCCGATCGCACGGCCCTCGACGGCGTCGAAGAGAGCATGGAGGTTCTCGAGCAATGCATCAAGAACGATGCGCGGAGGTCCTACCATCTGCTCAGATACAGTGACCAAGCTCTGCAGTATGCGCAGATAGCGGACGACGAGAAGGCTGTAGCATGGCTGCAGCACGCCTTCAAAAACCTCGATCTGATCGTGGAACAGGCCAAGGTATCTCGAAGCAGGGAAAGCTACAATCTGCGCAAGTACCGTAATCTCATGTCCGAGGTACGGGCCGCCCTCGCGGGGCGGTGA
- a CDS encoding phage virion morphogenesis protein: MTDDLAEVERIAGALLRSLSSGKRRAIMRKMARELAISQRQRITAQHQPDGSAFEPRKAKQPPVSGRGTACFLYPAHGGGPPRRVIMKSFTWGTGRSMTGFDIGAGGIRTFEFDKVVKWLPVPEEYRNRGAGKLRRRGGLRRRAMFRRLASSRFLKTQTDDQGFWVGFTGKVSQIASVHQQGLRDRPSLRAKAVPYPRRELLGATPADRERMLDALYLYIAGT; encoded by the coding sequence ATGACGGACGATCTGGCCGAAGTCGAACGCATCGCAGGCGCCCTGCTGCGCAGCCTTTCGTCGGGCAAGCGGCGCGCGATCATGCGAAAGATGGCCCGCGAACTGGCAATCAGCCAGCGCCAGCGCATCACCGCCCAGCACCAGCCCGATGGCAGCGCCTTCGAACCGCGTAAGGCCAAGCAGCCGCCGGTATCGGGCCGGGGTACGGCCTGCTTTCTCTATCCCGCACACGGCGGCGGCCCGCCGCGCCGCGTGATCATGAAGAGTTTCACTTGGGGCACAGGCCGCTCGATGACCGGCTTCGATATCGGGGCCGGCGGCATCCGCACCTTCGAATTCGACAAGGTGGTCAAGTGGCTCCCCGTACCGGAAGAATATCGCAACCGCGGCGCCGGCAAGCTGCGCCGTCGTGGTGGCCTGCGCCGCAGGGCCATGTTCCGCCGCCTGGCAAGTTCGCGTTTCCTGAAGACCCAGACCGACGACCAGGGCTTTTGGGTCGGCTTCACCGGCAAGGTCTCGCAGATCGCCAGCGTCCACCAGCAGGGTCTTCGCGACAGGCCATCGCTCCGGGCAAAGGCCGTGCCCTATCCCCGGCGTGAACTGCTGGGCGCCACGCCTGCCGATCGGGAACGCATGCTGGACGCGCTATACCTGTACATTGCTGGAACTTGA
- a CDS encoding phage tail protein: MRKADSLRRWLTAFLPDLKTHPDLLQVYLEGGQVGARRSATLSFAYAYTVKALITDFAGDTDTIMVAVLAWIEKEQPQLLQASDNKPFRFEAELLDSETYDIELSIDLTEPVLVIPRVDGSGYDVTHPEEPAFPPMFDGVTASFLQGFGNVQLLAETTDPDAVLTPAIPPDA; the protein is encoded by the coding sequence ATGCGCAAGGCCGATAGCCTGCGGCGCTGGCTGACCGCCTTCCTGCCCGATTTGAAGACTCACCCGGATCTCCTGCAGGTTTACCTCGAAGGCGGCCAGGTCGGCGCGCGCCGATCCGCTACGCTGTCATTCGCCTATGCCTATACGGTCAAAGCGCTCATCACGGACTTTGCGGGCGATACCGATACGATCATGGTCGCCGTTCTGGCATGGATCGAGAAGGAACAGCCGCAGCTGCTGCAGGCAAGCGATAACAAGCCCTTCCGGTTCGAAGCCGAACTGCTCGACAGCGAAACTTACGACATAGAGCTGTCGATTGACCTGACCGAACCCGTGCTGGTCATCCCACGCGTGGACGGCAGCGGCTACGATGTGACCCACCCCGAGGAACCGGCCTTCCCGCCGATGTTCGACGGCGTGACCGCGTCCTTTCTGCAGGGCTTTGGCAATGTCCAACTGCTCGCCGAGACCACCGATCCTGATGCCGTTCTGACACCGGCGATTCCTCCTGACGCATGA
- a CDS encoding D-Ala-D-Ala carboxypeptidase family metallohydrolase yields MQLSPNFSLDEFTASATAERERIANSPDAQQIAAMKLLCTKVLEPLRAHFGQPVRITSRFRSPKLCLAVGSTTGSQHAKGEAADLEIAGIDNLTVATFIRDRLPFDQLILENYVRGNPSSGWVHVSYRDGRLRKEALTFARRNYFKGLLA; encoded by the coding sequence ATGCAGCTGTCGCCAAACTTCAGCCTGGACGAATTCACCGCATCGGCCACCGCCGAGCGCGAACGGATCGCCAACTCCCCCGATGCGCAGCAGATCGCAGCCATGAAGCTGCTTTGCACCAAGGTGCTGGAACCGCTTCGCGCCCATTTTGGGCAGCCGGTTCGGATCACTTCCAGATTCCGGTCTCCCAAACTGTGCCTTGCTGTCGGTTCGACCACGGGCAGCCAGCATGCGAAGGGTGAGGCTGCCGACCTTGAGATCGCCGGCATCGACAATCTCACCGTGGCCACCTTCATTCGTGACCGCCTGCCCTTCGACCAGCTGATCCTTGAGAATTACGTGCGCGGCAATCCGAGCAGCGGTTGGGTGCATGTCAGCTATCGTGACGGTCGCCTGCGCAAGGAAGCACTGACCTTCGCGCGCCGTAACTATTTCAAGGGACTGCTCGCTTGA
- a CDS encoding tail protein X: MAAEQRLVARAGDKLDLLLFREAGLGPSDLTRILDANPGLADLGPILPLGTIVIVPATAEISAPRVRPLIQLWD; the protein is encoded by the coding sequence ATGGCGGCCGAGCAGCGCCTCGTGGCCCGCGCGGGAGACAAGTTGGACCTGCTGCTGTTTCGCGAGGCCGGGCTCGGTCCGTCCGACCTGACCCGCATCCTCGATGCCAATCCGGGCCTTGCCGATCTTGGCCCGATCCTCCCGCTGGGCACGATCGTGATCGTTCCCGCCACTGCCGAGATAAGCGCCCCGCGCGTGCGGCCCCTCATCCAGCTCTGGGACTGA
- a CDS encoding head completion/stabilization protein, whose translation MTFVARPPEAEIDQAPPAESAVINDGFFPDIEPARVREAARIPTSITPARLRAAILGAIMSVEIDLRTWAKDRMAEGCATLAAVPAPQLDGQSVQSIRYNRAIALFTKAELIERHRDFDTTAAGSNQADELEVSIGELRRDAMHAIRDILGTTRTTVDLI comes from the coding sequence ATGACATTCGTTGCCCGCCCGCCGGAAGCGGAAATCGATCAGGCCCCGCCTGCCGAAAGCGCCGTGATCAATGACGGCTTCTTTCCGGATATCGAGCCCGCCCGCGTGCGCGAGGCTGCCCGCATCCCCACCAGCATCACGCCCGCCCGCCTGCGCGCCGCCATCCTTGGCGCGATCATGTCGGTGGAGATCGATCTGCGCACCTGGGCGAAGGACCGCATGGCCGAAGGCTGTGCCACTCTCGCCGCCGTTCCGGCACCGCAGCTGGACGGGCAGAGCGTCCAGTCGATCCGCTACAACCGCGCCATTGCCCTGTTCACCAAGGCCGAGCTGATCGAGCGGCACCGCGATTTCGATACGACCGCGGCCGGCAGCAATCAGGCAGACGAGCTGGAAGTGTCCATCGGCGAACTGCGCCGCGATGCCATGCACGCGATCCGCGACATCCTCGGCACCACGCGCACTACCGTGGACCTGATCTGA
- the gpM gene encoding phage terminase small subunit — MSLARRHRDRILASQTVASAPDGGAAAAPAAAPLPAAGAANAAPADRAAAQIALRLTHDLRRLKEIKSIDLKIAAKREMLPHYRDWLVGLHKADAGVGSGIAAEVLPTCMVWMIDVGEYSDALDLAEFMMRHRVEMPARYQRDTATVILEEIAEAALKTQAAGEEFPLAILDGADHLTHGEDMHDQARAKLLKAIGVEQLRRAEESEASTSAPRLNAALDALREAQRLHDRIGVKDRIRRAEKLLVAVTPEPEETNEQGGQNAA; from the coding sequence ATGAGCCTCGCTCGCCGCCACCGGGACCGCATCCTTGCCTCCCAGACCGTCGCGTCCGCTCCCGATGGTGGAGCGGCTGCCGCCCCCGCTGCAGCCCCTCTTCCGGCAGCGGGGGCGGCCAACGCTGCCCCGGCCGATCGCGCCGCCGCGCAGATCGCCCTTCGCCTGACACATGACCTGCGCCGCCTGAAGGAGATCAAGTCGATCGACCTGAAGATCGCGGCCAAGCGCGAAATGCTGCCGCATTACCGTGACTGGCTTGTCGGCCTGCACAAGGCTGACGCGGGCGTGGGAAGCGGCATCGCCGCCGAAGTGCTGCCGACCTGCATGGTCTGGATGATCGATGTCGGCGAATATTCAGACGCGCTCGACCTTGCCGAATTCATGATGCGCCACCGCGTCGAGATGCCCGCGCGCTACCAGCGCGATACCGCGACCGTGATCCTCGAAGAAATTGCCGAGGCCGCGCTCAAGACGCAGGCGGCGGGTGAAGAGTTCCCGCTCGCCATTCTCGATGGCGCAGATCACCTGACCCATGGCGAGGACATGCACGATCAGGCCCGCGCCAAGCTGCTCAAGGCCATCGGCGTCGAGCAGCTGCGCAGGGCCGAGGAGTCCGAAGCCTCAACCAGCGCGCCGCGCCTCAATGCCGCGCTGGATGCCCTGCGTGAGGCCCAGCGCCTCCACGATCGCATCGGTGTGAAGGACCGGATCAGGCGGGCGGAAAAGCTCCTCGTCGCCGTCACGCCCGAACCCGAAGAAACCAACGAACAGGGCGGCCAGAACGCCGCCTGA
- a CDS encoding phage major capsid protein, P2 family has translation MRKETRQLFKSYVSQIALLNGIDVEDAVTKFSVSPAVEQTLEEKIQESSDFLSEINIVGVPQQTGQKVGVTVTRPMASRTDTAGGNRRTPTDPTDTGDNGSYFCRQTNYDHAIKYAKLDAWRHKPQFQTLLRDVILKQQGRDRIMIGFNGTSAAASTDVVANPLLQDVNEGWLHKIRTHAGSRVLNDGDLSVDPTKAIYVAAGVEVVDGDATNTASAEADYANLDALAFDALDLLDPWHRSDTDLVVIVGWKLVKDKYLNLLQAAGETATEREAAHRILTLPKQLAGKRAVIVPFFPETSMLITSLDNLSIYWQEETRRRQIRDEPALDQIENYESVNEDYVVEDYGRTALVENVVMGKKPAA, from the coding sequence ATGCGTAAAGAAACCCGCCAGCTCTTCAAATCCTACGTCAGCCAGATCGCGCTGCTGAACGGTATCGACGTCGAGGATGCCGTCACCAAGTTCAGCGTATCGCCCGCCGTTGAGCAGACGCTGGAAGAGAAGATCCAGGAGTCGAGCGACTTCCTGAGCGAGATCAACATCGTCGGCGTGCCGCAGCAGACCGGGCAGAAGGTCGGCGTCACCGTCACCCGCCCGATGGCAAGCCGCACCGACACGGCAGGCGGCAACCGCCGCACCCCCACCGATCCGACCGACACCGGCGACAACGGCAGCTACTTCTGCCGCCAGACCAACTACGACCACGCGATCAAGTACGCAAAGCTCGATGCCTGGCGCCACAAGCCCCAGTTCCAGACCCTGCTGCGCGACGTGATCCTGAAGCAGCAGGGCCGCGACCGGATCATGATCGGCTTCAACGGCACCTCGGCCGCCGCGTCGACCGACGTCGTCGCCAATCCTCTGCTGCAGGACGTCAACGAGGGCTGGCTGCACAAGATCCGCACCCATGCAGGCTCGCGCGTGCTGAACGACGGTGACCTTTCGGTCGATCCAACCAAGGCGATCTATGTCGCGGCGGGCGTGGAAGTGGTCGATGGCGATGCCACCAACACTGCGAGCGCCGAAGCCGACTATGCCAACCTCGACGCGCTGGCCTTCGACGCGCTCGACCTGCTCGATCCCTGGCACCGCAGCGATACCGACCTCGTCGTCATCGTTGGCTGGAAGCTGGTCAAGGACAAGTACCTGAACCTGCTGCAGGCCGCAGGCGAAACCGCGACCGAGCGCGAGGCCGCGCATCGCATCCTCACGCTGCCAAAGCAGCTGGCGGGCAAGCGCGCCGTGATCGTGCCCTTCTTCCCCGAAACCTCGATGCTGATCACCAGCCTCGATAACCTCTCGATCTATTGGCAGGAGGAAACCCGCCGCCGCCAGATCAGGGACGAGCCCGCGCTCGACCAGATCGAGAACTACGAATCGGTGAACGAAGACTACGTCGTCGAAGACTACGGCCGCACCGCCCTCGTCGAGAACGTGGTCATGGGCAAGAAGCCCGCCGCCTGA
- a CDS encoding GPO family capsid scaffolding protein: MAKSKFFRVAVEGATVDGRVIQREWLEQMAASYDPATYTARINCEHVAGYSPDRPFNAYGSVLSLKTEEVELSFNGEKKSLLALYAEIDANDQLVEINKAGQKLFTSCEIHPDFAGEGKAYLVGLAVTDQPASLGTEPLKFAALSRPNLFTTAHETALELAAQPLSGEQIGESIGRSLLAFFRKDRKEEEPATPPPAPAPANDNAFDVDRFASVMGLQIAAAVKPANDAVAALGARFDALESKLKATEQPGSFTRAPATGGTGSIKTDC, from the coding sequence ATGGCTAAGAGCAAGTTTTTCCGCGTCGCCGTCGAGGGCGCCACCGTCGACGGCCGCGTCATCCAGCGCGAATGGCTCGAACAGATGGCGGCCAGCTATGACCCGGCCACCTATACCGCGCGGATCAACTGCGAACATGTGGCCGGCTACAGCCCCGACCGCCCGTTCAACGCCTATGGATCGGTCCTCTCGCTCAAGACCGAGGAAGTCGAACTCAGCTTCAATGGCGAGAAGAAGTCGCTGCTCGCGCTCTATGCCGAAATCGACGCGAACGATCAGCTGGTCGAGATCAACAAGGCCGGCCAGAAGCTGTTCACAAGCTGCGAGATTCACCCGGACTTCGCGGGCGAGGGCAAGGCCTATCTGGTCGGCCTGGCGGTCACCGATCAGCCCGCCTCGCTCGGCACCGAACCGCTCAAGTTCGCCGCGCTTTCGCGTCCCAACCTGTTCACCACGGCGCACGAAACCGCCCTCGAACTCGCTGCGCAGCCGCTCAGCGGCGAACAGATCGGCGAAAGCATCGGCCGCTCGCTCCTCGCCTTCTTCAGGAAGGACAGGAAGGAGGAAGAGCCGGCTACCCCGCCGCCTGCCCCCGCACCAGCCAACGACAATGCCTTCGATGTCGACAGGTTCGCCAGTGTCATGGGCCTGCAGATCGCGGCGGCCGTGAAGCCCGCCAACGATGCCGTGGCCGCCCTTGGCGCCCGTTTCGATGCCCTCGAAAGCAAGCTCAAGGCCACAGAGCAGCCCGGCAGCTTCACCCGCGCCCCGGCCACCGGCGGCACCGGCTCCATCAAGACCGACTGCTGA